In Nitrospirota bacterium, one DNA window encodes the following:
- a CDS encoding macro domain-containing protein produces the protein MPVQKQIKNSKLRMEKADVTATEVDAVVFYARSDLKLGSGFGNAIALRGGPTVRKELENLGPLNVTEAVFTTAGTMKAKHIIHACGPKFQENGTDQKLKATIINTLKVAESIGTESIAFPPMGAGFYGVPIDTSAKITIETITDYLNSGSEIKDVIICANDKREYNALLSQMNVTQKKAV, from the coding sequence ATGCCAGTGCAAAAGCAGATCAAAAACAGCAAGCTTCGCATGGAGAAGGCTGATGTCACTGCTACGGAGGTTGACGCTGTCGTGTTCTATGCGCGGAGCGACTTGAAGCTCGGTTCCGGATTCGGGAACGCCATCGCGCTCAGGGGCGGGCCGACAGTAAGAAAGGAGCTGGAAAACCTCGGACCGCTGAATGTTACTGAGGCTGTATTTACCACTGCGGGAACCATGAAGGCTAAGCACATAATCCATGCGTGCGGGCCCAAGTTTCAGGAAAACGGCACAGATCAAAAACTGAAGGCCACTATTATCAACACCCTGAAGGTCGCGGAATCGATCGGCACGGAAAGCATCGCATTCCCTCCTATGGGAGCCGGGTTTTACGGGGTCCCGATAGATACAAGCGCCAAGATCACTATTGAAACGATCACAGATTATCTTAACAGCGGCTCAGAGATAAAAGATGTCATCATCTGCGCAAATGACAAGAGAGAGTATA